The stretch of DNA CCCGCCGCGTGAATATATTTTTATCAGATGTCATTTGTCATCCTTGATTTCTCTAGGACTAAATATTCTTTAATTGCTGTTGTTAATTGAGTATCTTTAGTTAATCCAAATATCTTATAAAAGTTAATAAGCGATCTCCCTTCTGAGTTAATTAGATCTAATAGAATCCTAGACCTAATTACCTTTTGTAAATTTACTTTTGAAGATAGTTTCAGATAGTTTTTTTGTCTACCATTTAGAATTCCCAATAAGTTATTTATTGAATTCTTATCATGTCTCATATTCTCAAAGATATATTCGCTGCCTTCTTTTTTCGAAATTCCATATAAAGAAATTACCAATTTATATATTTCATTATTCATTTCGAACTTATCTTGGTTGAGCTCTACTACATTATATCTAGGATTTCTAATTGTTCTATTCTGTATATCAATATCTTCCCATAAAAGGTTAAATAAATGCCTTTGTTCAAACATGTAATTATATGAGATAAGTAGTATTAATTTTAATAGTTGTTTTTCTGTTCTCTCTTGATCATTTTCTTCTAATTCTAATGCAGAACTAAAAAGGAATTTAAAATCGCTCTCAGATAAAAAGTCCATATCTTTCGGCTTTTTAGCTTTATATTTTTTTAGTTCGTTTTTGATTTCCAGAAAAAAACTATCACTAATTCTCTCATTATAATGATAGAAAGATAATAGATTAGAAAGTGCATATTTTGCAGTTGCACTCTTTCTAAAAGTTAAAAATGCTTTTATATCTGATTTGTTAAAAATATCAGTATAATCTTCAACTAAAGTTCTAAATTCGAGATGTTCCTCTATGTACACTTCAAGATCATCAATATACCGCTTCTTTGTATCGGTAGTATTTGCTCGATCCTTAAAATCAAGATATTTAGAAAAATCAGTCCTAATTGAGTTGAAAATATAGCTTTTGAATTTCTCCATGCTTTTTGCTCCTAGTAGTATGATTTTGCAAATGATTTCTGATAACGTTCCCGCATTCACGAACCCAAGAGGGTTAAGGTGCTACAGCGTCGGGTCGAAGTCTTAGCCTCGCAGGGTTGTCTGCCAGCAATAACTTCTTCGCCTTAGCTTCTGGAGACCAAGGGACCGTTAGGGCCCGCCGCGTGAATGCAATGTTATGTGCTGTACCTGGCCCCACTGAGCTACCTTCAAAATCTTGTCGTCCTTTATTGTACTTTAATGTCCTTTAGTCTTGTTCGATTATTTATTATTCATTTCTTGTTCGAGTTCGTCTTCTAGGTTGTATATTAAATTTAGCTATTTAACTACTAACAAAAACTGTTTTACTCGCTCTTCATATGTCTTATCACGCAGCGCCGGGGCACCAAACTTATTCCTCACAGGGGCTGTCTGCCTGCCAAATGCTTCAACAATTTCTCTATCGCAGACCCAGGGCGTAGCCCGCAGCGTGAATGCTGTGTTATCTGAAGTTATCGTCCTCATTGAATGATCTATTCTTTCAAAAGAAGCTTAGTACAGGAGGGTCTTTGAAGGGGGTTTCAATAAGGATACTTAAAGCTACTTGTAGAGTGATACTAATAACAATAATAATAAAGATTTTCGTTTTGAACCGATCATTTTGTTTATTATAAATTTTTGAGGTTAATGCCGGTCCAACAATAACATTCAAAATTATCATAAACCCGCATACAAGAATGTGTCCTAGTCCAGTTAAAAATCCTTTGGTATAAAAGTCAAGAAATAATACAAAAAAAAGATTTTAAAATTATGATAGGTACTATATTTGAACATAGTATAGAAATTATTAGAACTAGTTTTTTGTTAGCCATCATGAGTTTCCTCCATTAATAAAGCCTTAACGACAATTTCACGTATCGATCTGGTATTCACGAACCCGAGAGGATCCACGCTCCTCAGCACCGGGTCCCGACGGACTTAGCCAATTCAGGGCTGTCTGCTAAACTCGCTTCTCTGAATAGCCTCTTGCAGACCAAAGCCGAAAGCTCCGCCGCGTAAATACTATGTTATATGACAGTTCTTTGAATTACTAACTCAACTTTCGCAGCGAAAATCGATTTAACTACAAGAACAGCATGGTTTTGAGATCGATTTGATTTATGGCTTGACAGAAATAGAAAAACACCGCTTCGTTTGGTAAAGTGAGAGTGTCCAGCAATCACTACCATACAGAAGAGGTGTCCTCTACATGATAGAGCAAAAGCAACTACTTGATCAACTGCCTAAAGAAATTAAACCGGCTTTTCAGGAGCTTAAAGTCCTCAAGCACTTGAATGCTGCGGTTTCAAAAAGAAGTTTGGCTTTACCTGTACGTATTTGTTTCGCATCGTTTTCGTTTTGTTGTTTCGCCAGAAGAACTAGTTTCGAAAGCTTTAAAGGCGAAACGTTTCCCGGTAAAGATACGGTATACCGTTTTTTGAATCACAGCGGGTATGCGTGGCGTCGGTTTTTGTTGTCACTAAGCAGTGAAACCGTTCGGCGGGTCAGGAAGCTGACCTCTGCCCACAGAGAGACGGTGTTCATCTTTGACGATTCGATGTTCGAGCGTAACCGAAGCAAAGCTGTCGAAATGCTGGCGCGCTTCAAGGATCATGCGACAGGCGCGTACTATAAAGGATTTCGCATGTTAACCATGGGTTGGTCGGACGGGCATTCCTTTATCCCTATGGACTTTGCTTTGCTAAGTTCCACAAAGTCCGGCATTACTGGCATGATGGAAGGGATCGACAAGCGTAGCGCCGGTTACAAACGTCGCCTTGAGGCGTTCTTCTCCGCACCTCAAGTGATCGCTGCCATGCTTGACCGTGCCATTCAGTCCGGCGTCTCAGCCTCTTTTGTGCTCATGGACAGTTGGTTTACCCATGCGCCGCTCATTCAAGAAGTCATGCGTCGCGGGCTGTATGTGATCGGCATGGTGAAGAACGATAACAAACGCTACATCGTGGGCGGCCAAAGAATTTGCCTGAAGGCGTTGTACGCAGTTGCGCCACGTGTCGAAGGCAAGAACCGCAACATCCTTCGCCTGATTCGAACGGATCAGGCCCCCGGCATCCCGGTGACGGTTGTGTTTGTCCGTCATCGTTCCATGAAGAACGAATGGCTCGCAATCCTTTCTACTGATCTGACCTTGAGCGCTCAGGAGATCATCCGGATTTACAGGATACGCTGGGAGATCGAAGTGTTCTTCAAGTGCGCCAAGTCCCTTCTGCGTTTGCAAAAAGAGTTTCAGGGACGGTCTTACGATCTGCTTGTCAGCCACACGACAATTGTTTTCTCCCGCTACATTCTGCTCGCTTGGCAGCATCGGCAGAGTACGAATCAGCGGTTTTTTGGCGGACTGTTTTATTTGCTTTGCGATGAAGTCGACACCTTGGACTGGGCAGTTGCTTTGCAACAATTAGTGGAAGTGATGAACGAAATCGTCACTCAAGTCGGTAAAAAGTTATCTGCTATGATTAAAAGTCAACTCCAGCACTGGATCTCCGCTTTGCCCAGCTACATCAAGGATTACCTGCCGATTTCTTGCTGGTCGAGTAGACGTGAGCCTCGCAGCTCACGCCCCTCACAGATCCGTACGTCAGACTGTCTAACAATTATGAAAATAGATGACCTTTGTCGAAACTCTACATCAAAGGAGATGAGCGTGTATGCCTTATATCGAAGGTGAAGATAGACATCAAATTCATTTACTGCCAAATACGTTGGACGACTTTGTAGAAGAAGAAAATCCTGTCCGAGTCATCGATGCTTACGTCGATAGTTTGGCCCTGGAAGAATTGGGGTTTCAGGTGTATTCGGGCACCAAATCGGGGCAAAAACCTTATCGCAGGGAAGATCTTCTCAAGCTCTATCTTTACTGTTATATGAACGGCATCCGTTCCTCTCGCAAGATGGAAACCGAAACGAAAAGAAACATTGAACTGATGTGGCTAATTGGCAAGCTCCATCCGGACCACGGTACTTTATCTGCTTTCATGAAGAATAACCAAACGGCTATAAAAAAGCTGTTTAAAGGGTTCACCTTACTGTTAAAAGGTTTCGGGTTGATTGATGGTCAACTTGTCGCGATTGACGGCACAAAATTAAAGGCGAACTGCTCTAAAAAGCAACACTTTAATGCTAATATTGTCAGTAAGAAGCTAGAGTATATCGATGAAAAAATCGATGCCTATTTGCATGACTTTTTAACGGAGGACAATCGCCAAAAAAAGCAGGAAATCACGGAAAAGTTAGAGGTCTATCAAGAGAGAATGCACGAGTTGCAGGTAATTAAACAAAAACTCAAGAAAACAGGTGAAAAACAGCTTTGTGTTACCGATCCGGATGCCAAATCAATGAAAAACAACGGGAAGCATGAAGTTTGTTTCAATGTTCAAACTGCGGTGGACAGCAAGTATAAACTGATCGTGGACTGCGATACGGTCAATGATGTCAA from Paenibacillus sophorae encodes:
- a CDS encoding IS4 family transposase gives rise to the protein MIEQKQLLDQLPKEIKPAFQELKVLKHLNAAVSKRSLALPVRICFASFSFCCFARRTSFESFKGETFPGKDTVYRFLNHSGYAWRRFLLSLSSETVRRVRKLTSAHRETVFIFDDSMFERNRSKAVEMLARFKDHATGAYYKGFRMLTMGWSDGHSFIPMDFALLSSTKSGITGMMEGIDKRSAGYKRRLEAFFSAPQVIAAMLDRAIQSGVSASFVLMDSWFTHAPLIQEVMRRGLYVIGMVKNDNKRYIVGGQRICLKALYAVAPRVEGKNRNILRLIRTDQAPGIPVTVVFVRHRSMKNEWLAILSTDLTLSAQEIIRIYRIRWEIEVFFKCAKSLLRLQKEFQGRSYDLLVSHTTIVFSRYILLAWQHRQSTNQRFFGGLFYLLCDEVDTLDWAVALQQLVEVMNEIVTQVGKKLSAMIKSQLQHWISALPSYIKDYLPISCWSSRREPRSSRPSQIRTSDCLTIMKIDDLCRNSTSKEMSVYALYRR
- a CDS encoding IS1182 family transposase: MPYIEGEDRHQIHLLPNTLDDFVEEENPVRVIDAYVDSLALEELGFQVYSGTKSGQKPYRREDLLKLYLYCYMNGIRSSRKMETETKRNIELMWLIGKLHPDHGTLSAFMKNNQTAIKKLFKGFTLLLKGFGLIDGQLVAIDGTKLKANCSKKQHFNANIVSKKLEYIDEKIDAYLHDFLTEDNRQKKQEITEKLEVYQERMHELQVIKQKLKKTGEKQLCVTDPDAKSMKNNGKHEVCFNVQTAVDSKYKLIVDCDTVNDVNDQGQLSNMAEKTKQVFHDQKTTILADTGYYNYLEIIDVVDESTELLIKPQKGKQNKVASGFDKENFEYDAINDRYICPLGYELPFKWNGKQNGKEYRRYTCEAFDICGQKESCTSAKGGRAVTRLKDEEVIEKITENTRSQSNIYKQRAAIVEHPFGTMKRHLGYTYFLTRGLASVGTETNLICLAYNFKRMIKIKGVKDLIRLFSDQARSKSNMQGVYLSKIA